One Gammaproteobacteria bacterium genomic window, GCCTGAGCGGTCTGGAATCCAGCTTTGGTGAGATTCTTGTTCCTACTGAAGAAGTTGTTGAAATGCGTTCAGGGCAAAAACGTAAGAGTGAACGAAAATTTTTTCCTGGTTACGTGCTTGTTCAGATGGAGATGAATGATGATACGTGGCATTTAGTGCGAGATATTCCTCGTGTTATGGGGTTTGTTGGTGGTACAGGAGACCGGCCTGTTCCTATCACTGAAAAAGAAGCAAACAATATATTGCAGCGTGTTCAGGATAGTGTTGAGCAACCGAAGCCTAAAGTATTGTTTGAGGCGGGAGAGGTTGTGCGCGTTCTTGAGGGGCCATTTGCGGACTTTAATGGTGTGGTTGAAGAGGTTGATTACGAAAAAAACAAGCTTCGGGTTGCCGTATCAATTTTTGGTCGCTCTACACCTGTTGAGTTGGAATTTGGGCAGGTAGAAAAAGGTTAGTTTATTTTTATACTGGCTTTAGCTCGGGAGTCGTGTGATGGCTGTCGAGATTTTTGTTTTGGGGAGCCTGTGTCAGGCGTTTGAACCCATTTTAGGAGTGATTGATGGCTAAGAAAGTACAAGCTTATATTAAGCTGCAGGTTAAGGCGGGTCAAGCAAACCCGAGCCCCCCCGTAGGTCCTGCATTAGGTCAGCATGGTGTAAATATCATGGAGTTTTGTAAAGCATTTAATGCTAAGACTCAAGGTTTGGAAGCGGGTATGCCCATTCCCGTTGTTATCACAGTCTATGGTGATAGAAGCTTTACATTTATCACTAAAACACCACCGGCCTCTATATTATTGAAAAAAGCAGCGGGCATTAAGAGTGGTAGCAAGACACCTCATACGGAAAAGGTTGGTAAGGTGACACGTCAACAATTGGAAGAGATTGCAAATACAAAAATGCCAGACTTGAATGCACAAGATTTGGATGCTGCGGTTAGAATTATTGCAGGCAGTGCGCGCAGTATGGGGATTGAGACGGAGGGGGTTAAGTAATGGCAAAATTAACTAAACGTATCAAATCTTATGGTGAGCGTGTTGATGCTGAAAAAGCATACTCTATTGAAGATGCTTTTAAGTTATTAAAAGATCTCTCGTCTGTGAAGTTTGTCGAGTCTGTTGATGTAAGTGTTAATCTTGGAGTTGATCCGCGGAAATCAGATCAGGTTGTGCGTAGCTCTACTGTATTGCCTCATGGTACAGGTAAAACAGTTCGGGTTGCTGTGTTTGCTCAAGGTGCAAATGTTGACGCTGCGAAAGAAGCGGGTGCTGATATCGTTGGTATGGACGATTTAGCTGAAGCTGTTAAAAGTGGCCAAATGGATTTTGATGTCGTTATTGCTTCACCTGATGCTATGCGAGTTGTCGGTCAGCTAGGTCAAATACTAGGCCCGCGTGGTCTCATGCCTAACCCTAAAGTGGGTACTGTAACGCCTAATGTGGCGGCGGCAGTA contains:
- the nusG gene encoding transcription termination/antitermination protein NusG; translation: MSLRWYVIHAYSGYEKHVVRSLKERLSLSGLESSFGEILVPTEEVVEMRSGQKRKSERKFFPGYVLVQMEMNDDTWHLVRDIPRVMGFVGGTGDRPVPITEKEANNILQRVQDSVEQPKPKVLFEAGEVVRVLEGPFADFNGVVEEVDYEKNKLRVAVSIFGRSTPVELEFGQVEKG
- the rplK gene encoding 50S ribosomal protein L11, translated to MAKKVQAYIKLQVKAGQANPSPPVGPALGQHGVNIMEFCKAFNAKTQGLEAGMPIPVVITVYGDRSFTFITKTPPASILLKKAAGIKSGSKTPHTEKVGKVTRQQLEEIANTKMPDLNAQDLDAAVRIIAGSARSMGIETEGVK
- the rplA gene encoding 50S ribosomal protein L1; the encoded protein is MAKLTKRIKSYGERVDAEKAYSIEDAFKLLKDLSSVKFVESVDVSVNLGVDPRKSDQVVRSSTVLPHGTGKTVRVAVFAQGANVDAAKEAGADIVGMDDLAEAVKSGQMDFDVVIASPDAMRVVGQLGQILGPRGLMPNPKVGTVTPNVAAAVKNAKSGQVRYRADKAGIIHCSLGKVGFDVQHLKENLEALLSDLIKAKPSSAKGIYIKKINVSTTMGPGLSVDLSTLTM